The following proteins come from a genomic window of Novosphingobium sp. P6W:
- a CDS encoding MFS transporter, whose product MATMIDTTILPHDRPGSVHDDRVRTSVLLRYGTGQLGAQIFRDTPAVLLPLFLTTMLGVEAWLAGLVVLIPKLWLIVCDPLVGAWSDRLRGRHGRTPFLVAGAVLTSLGFVALFTLTQSASPLVSAAITCFLFFLASTAFSMFSVPYLAISAALSHDPHERTRIMVYRMVFSTLGVLVGVGVAQPLIYALGGGAHGWTVMAAVLGVICLVTMLVTALGLARVPMIRDDTAPGSLREQLGAIKGNRPYLVLLATCLIQNIGQASGYTVIGFIYLYAIQAIWIIPLFILIMAITGIVAQPLWLSLSRRWGKERTYVVASAAWALVTVTWFFVHPATDVLLTIPGVGALGTQHVLVLLRGAVIGVVNSAFVMLSLSMLTDTIDYERRRKGIANEGVFAGLFSAMEKLSFALGPVVAGLVMSAFGFVSSTGGAVTQTPHAITGIVLLYSLIPAATQIVSLVVFSRYRLPAA is encoded by the coding sequence ATGGCCACCATGATCGATACGACAATTCTTCCTCATGACCGGCCGGGGTCGGTCCATGACGACCGGGTGCGGACTTCTGTCCTGCTGCGCTACGGCACCGGTCAGCTTGGCGCGCAGATTTTCCGCGATACCCCGGCCGTGTTGCTCCCCCTGTTCCTGACCACCATGCTTGGCGTGGAGGCGTGGCTAGCGGGCCTGGTGGTGCTGATACCCAAGCTGTGGTTGATCGTCTGCGATCCGCTGGTGGGCGCATGGTCCGACAGGCTGCGCGGGCGGCACGGGCGCACGCCGTTCCTCGTGGCCGGGGCGGTGCTGACGAGCCTGGGCTTTGTAGCGCTGTTCACCCTGACCCAAAGCGCCAGCCCGCTGGTTTCGGCCGCGATCACGTGCTTCCTGTTCTTCCTTGCCTCCACCGCGTTCTCGATGTTCTCGGTGCCCTATCTCGCGATCTCGGCCGCGTTGTCGCATGACCCGCACGAACGCACGCGGATCATGGTCTATCGCATGGTATTCTCGACCCTGGGCGTGCTGGTCGGTGTGGGCGTGGCACAGCCGCTGATCTATGCGCTGGGCGGCGGCGCGCATGGCTGGACGGTGATGGCGGCGGTGCTGGGCGTGATCTGCCTTGTTACCATGCTGGTCACCGCGTTGGGCCTTGCCCGCGTGCCGATGATCCGTGACGACACCGCGCCCGGCAGTCTGCGTGAACAGCTCGGCGCCATCAAGGGCAACCGCCCGTATCTCGTGCTGCTGGCAACCTGCCTGATCCAGAACATCGGGCAGGCATCGGGCTATACGGTGATCGGCTTCATCTACCTCTATGCGATCCAGGCGATCTGGATCATACCGCTGTTCATCCTGATTATGGCGATCACTGGCATCGTCGCGCAGCCGCTGTGGCTTTCGCTTTCGCGCCGCTGGGGCAAGGAACGGACCTACGTGGTCGCCTCTGCCGCCTGGGCGCTGGTGACGGTGACGTGGTTCTTCGTCCACCCCGCCACCGATGTGCTGCTGACCATCCCCGGCGTCGGCGCGCTGGGCACGCAGCATGTGCTGGTGCTGCTGCGCGGCGCGGTGATCGGCGTGGTCAACTCTGCCTTCGTGATGCTTTCGCTTTCGATGCTGACGGACACCATCGATTACGAGCGCCGCCGCAAGGGCATCGCCAATGAGGGCGTCTTCGCAGGGCTGTTCTCGGCCATGGAAAAACTCTCGTTCGCGCTCGGCCCGGTCGTGGCGGGGCTGGTGATGAGCGCGTTCGGCTTCGTATCCTCGACCGGCGGCGCGGTGACGCAGACGCCGCATGCGATCACCGGCATCGTGCTGCTTTATAGCCTGATCCCGGCGGCGACCCAGATCGTCAGCTTGGTGGTGTTTTCGCGCTACCGCCTCCCGGCTGCATGA
- a CDS encoding alpha/beta hydrolase: MTMAAAALLGAAAVVAAPCVQAAPAAGESARAEGVRTFAPVAIWPGGVPDLPGWPGKLAVPVTEEARGGQVPGDRTLWNVTVPTYQAFLPPPGKATGAAVIIAPGGGFRLLAIEHEGSFVAQWLAAHGIAAFVLKYRLIQTPSGETNEAMRARVNATIKPGEGGIPGVADGLETLRLLRSRAAEYGIDPQRIGVVGFSAGGHVAGMMALAQKPEDRPNFAGLIYGMPFASPLPALPPANLPYPPGTPKEPWLQPPATPAPGRLPPLFMASAQDDVVVQQGFRAFYDKLYESGYRPEMHLYQRGGHGFGAKALGGTTDHWMDEFLWWIEGEGLTAAR; this comes from the coding sequence ATGACCATGGCAGCGGCGGCGCTGCTCGGGGCTGCGGCGGTTGTGGCCGCGCCTTGTGTCCAAGCGGCCCCCGCTGCCGGCGAAAGCGCCCGGGCAGAGGGCGTGCGCACCTTTGCCCCGGTGGCGATCTGGCCGGGCGGAGTGCCCGATCTGCCGGGGTGGCCGGGCAAGCTGGCGGTTCCGGTCACCGAAGAGGCGCGCGGGGGGCAGGTGCCGGGCGACAGGACGCTCTGGAACGTCACCGTGCCGACCTATCAGGCCTTCCTGCCTCCGCCCGGCAAGGCGACCGGCGCGGCGGTCATCATCGCGCCCGGCGGCGGCTTTCGCCTGCTTGCGATCGAACATGAAGGCAGCTTTGTTGCGCAGTGGCTGGCGGCGCACGGCATTGCCGCATTCGTACTCAAGTACCGCCTGATACAGACCCCGTCGGGTGAAACCAACGAGGCGATGCGCGCCCGCGTGAACGCCACGATAAAGCCTGGCGAGGGCGGTATTCCGGGCGTGGCGGACGGGCTGGAAACCCTGCGCCTGCTGCGGTCGCGCGCCGCAGAGTACGGCATCGATCCGCAGCGGATCGGCGTGGTCGGCTTTTCGGCGGGAGGGCATGTCGCCGGCATGATGGCGCTGGCGCAAAAGCCCGAGGATCGCCCGAATTTCGCTGGGCTGATCTACGGAATGCCGTTCGCTTCGCCCTTGCCGGCGCTGCCTCCAGCCAATCTGCCTTATCCGCCCGGCACGCCGAAAGAGCCCTGGCTCCAGCCCCCGGCCACCCCCGCTCCGGGCCGCCTGCCGCCGTTGTTCATGGCATCCGCGCAGGACGATGTCGTGGTGCAGCAGGGCTTCCGGGCTTTCTACGACAAGTTGTATGAGAGCGGGTATCGGCCCGAAATGCACTTGTACCAGCGCGGCGGCCACGGTTTCGGCGCAAAAGCGCTGGGCGGCACGACCGACCACTGGATGGACGAGTTTCTCTGGTGGATCGAGGGCGAAGGGCTCACCGCCGCGCGGTGA
- a CDS encoding beta-glucosidase, with protein MNPRLFACTALSLALAAPISAAESQGDTIDLAAAQKRADATVAQMSAQEKTVITHGIMPLPGGGPKVDIPKDAIIGAGYVAGIERLGIPALRETDASLGVTWVSGARGDWATALPSAVSQAASWNPALIRRGGAMIGAEARAKGFNVLLAGGVNLARDPRNGRTFEYFSEDPLLSGVLAGAAIRGVQSNHVISTIKHFALNGQETGRKYVDVKIDPGAAHESDLLAFQIGIEQGQPASVMCAYNRVHGAQACDSDWLLNKVLKQEWGYKGFVMSDWGAVPSIQTAINGLDHQSGEQLDPGVFFGSQIAGKAAADKAWSARLDDMNRRILTAIYAAGLDKYPAPPGGAIDWDAHALVAEDVAKQGIVLLKNEGGALPLAKTAKSIAVIGGYADGGVLSGAGSSQVMGRGGPAVKLPVAGSGIWAGFISESYHCSSPMAAIKAQAPGAAVLYRQGQYVKDAAELAARSEVAVVFATQWMTEGLDVPDLSLPRGQDALIEAVAAANPNTIVVLETGGPAKMPWLGKVKAVVEAWYPGARGGEAIASVLFGDTNPSGRLPISFPADESQLPRPRLDGSDWVEPDFGGNPKNGKDKLATDYDIEGSDLGYRWYARTGAKPLFPFGYGLSYTTFTQGKPAVKGLSASVTVTNTGQRAGADVVQLYLTSRAGENKRRLVGFGRVELAPGASGKVAMTIDPRLLADWKDGGWTVPAGDYTFAVGSDAEHLGAAVSVKMKSRSWKD; from the coding sequence ATGAACCCTCGCCTGTTTGCCTGCACCGCACTGTCGCTCGCCCTCGCCGCCCCAATCTCAGCGGCGGAAAGTCAGGGCGACACCATCGACCTTGCTGCTGCGCAAAAACGTGCGGATGCAACCGTCGCGCAGATGTCCGCCCAGGAAAAGACCGTCATCACTCACGGCATCATGCCGCTTCCCGGCGGCGGCCCCAAGGTCGACATTCCCAAGGACGCCATCATTGGCGCCGGTTACGTCGCCGGGATCGAGCGGCTGGGCATTCCGGCCCTGCGCGAAACCGATGCGAGTCTGGGCGTCACGTGGGTTTCAGGGGCCCGCGGCGACTGGGCGACGGCGCTGCCTTCCGCCGTTTCCCAGGCGGCCAGCTGGAACCCCGCACTGATCCGGCGCGGCGGCGCGATGATCGGCGCCGAAGCGCGCGCCAAGGGCTTCAACGTGCTGCTCGCCGGCGGCGTCAACCTCGCCCGCGATCCGCGCAACGGGCGGACTTTCGAATATTTCTCGGAAGACCCGCTGCTATCGGGCGTGCTTGCGGGCGCGGCGATCCGCGGCGTGCAGTCGAACCACGTCATCTCCACCATCAAACACTTCGCGCTCAACGGGCAGGAAACCGGGCGCAAGTATGTAGACGTCAAGATCGACCCCGGCGCCGCGCACGAAAGCGATCTGCTGGCCTTCCAGATCGGTATCGAACAGGGCCAGCCCGCCTCCGTCATGTGCGCGTACAACCGCGTCCACGGCGCGCAGGCCTGCGACAGCGACTGGCTGCTCAACAAGGTGCTCAAGCAGGAGTGGGGCTACAAGGGCTTCGTCATGTCGGACTGGGGCGCGGTGCCCTCGATCCAGACGGCTATCAACGGCCTCGACCATCAATCGGGCGAACAGCTTGATCCGGGCGTGTTCTTCGGATCGCAGATCGCCGGAAAGGCGGCCGCAGACAAGGCATGGTCCGCTCGGCTGGACGACATGAACCGCCGCATCCTCACCGCGATCTACGCGGCCGGGCTGGACAAGTACCCCGCCCCCCCCGGCGGCGCCATCGATTGGGATGCCCACGCCCTGGTCGCCGAGGACGTGGCGAAACAGGGCATCGTGCTGCTCAAGAACGAAGGCGGCGCGCTGCCACTGGCCAAGACCGCAAAGTCGATCGCGGTGATCGGCGGCTATGCTGACGGCGGGGTCCTGTCCGGCGCGGGTTCCAGCCAGGTCATGGGCAGGGGCGGCCCGGCCGTGAAACTGCCGGTGGCGGGCTCAGGCATCTGGGCCGGGTTCATCTCGGAATCCTATCACTGCTCCAGTCCAATGGCCGCGATTAAGGCACAGGCCCCCGGCGCCGCCGTGCTCTACCGTCAAGGCCAGTACGTCAAGGATGCAGCCGAACTCGCCGCACGATCGGAAGTGGCGGTGGTCTTCGCCACGCAGTGGATGACCGAGGGGCTGGACGTGCCCGACCTGTCGCTGCCGCGCGGACAGGACGCGCTGATCGAAGCCGTTGCCGCGGCTAATCCCAACACGATCGTCGTGCTGGAAACCGGCGGTCCGGCGAAGATGCCGTGGCTGGGCAAGGTCAAGGCCGTGGTCGAGGCCTGGTATCCCGGCGCACGCGGCGGCGAGGCGATCGCCTCGGTGCTGTTCGGCGACACCAACCCCTCGGGCCGCCTGCCGATCTCGTTCCCGGCAGACGAAAGCCAGCTGCCCCGCCCCCGCCTGGACGGCAGCGACTGGGTGGAACCGGACTTCGGCGGCAATCCCAAGAACGGCAAGGACAAACTGGCTACCGACTACGACATCGAAGGCTCGGACCTCGGCTACCGTTGGTATGCGCGCACAGGTGCAAAGCCGCTGTTCCCGTTTGGGTACGGCCTCAGCTACACCACCTTCACGCAGGGCAAACCGGCGGTGAAGGGCCTGTCGGCCAGCGTCACCGTGACCAACACCGGCCAGCGGGCCGGCGCCGACGTGGTCCAGCTTTACCTCACCAGCCGCGCGGGCGAGAACAAGCGCCGCCTTGTCGGTTTCGGCCGGGTGGAACTGGCGCCGGGCGCATCGGGCAAGGTCGCCATGACCATCGACCCGCGGTTGCTGGCAGACTGGAAGGACGGCGGCTGGACGGTCCCTGCGGGCGATTACACCTTCGCGGTCGGCAGCGACGCCGAGCATCTCGGCGCCGCTGTTTCGGTGAAGATGAAGTCGCGCAGTTGGAAGGACTGA
- a CDS encoding DUF3089 domain-containing protein, which yields MTMAAARLLLLAASVLLGAANASAATPQEDIAGSAAPAPDYADPANWAAGPGGAGAAGALPEGASPAARDPGVDVFYVHPTTFRSETQWSQDPRDAKSNAWVDESVMARQASVFGACCRIWAPRYRAASYKALRDPAYRDQAYAFAYADVARAFDWFLANVSKGRPFIIAGHSQGAKHIADLLEQRIDGTPLQKRMVAAYIVGINLSEGEFGLRFKHVPICDKPAQTGCALQWNAIEAGADLGPVVAAFEKGFVEKYGDVPGKQPLCINPVTFDRARPVSLSAEAKGTVPGEPGAGAMRPLRAGAVAVSCERGLAVSYLAPGLDLKPLPGGSLHYHDIGLFYADIRANAALRAAAWLKAHR from the coding sequence ATGACGATGGCAGCGGCCCGGCTGCTTCTATTGGCCGCTTCGGTGCTCTTGGGCGCTGCCAATGCATCGGCAGCGACACCGCAGGAGGACATCGCCGGCAGCGCCGCGCCCGCGCCGGACTACGCCGACCCCGCCAACTGGGCAGCAGGGCCGGGCGGCGCGGGAGCGGCAGGCGCCTTGCCTGAAGGCGCCAGCCCGGCAGCGCGCGATCCCGGTGTCGACGTGTTCTACGTCCACCCCACCACGTTCCGCAGCGAGACGCAGTGGAGCCAGGACCCCCGCGACGCAAAGTCCAATGCCTGGGTGGATGAAAGCGTGATGGCCCGGCAGGCCAGCGTTTTCGGCGCCTGCTGCCGGATATGGGCACCGCGTTACAGAGCCGCCAGCTACAAGGCGCTTAGGGACCCGGCGTACCGCGACCAGGCCTATGCCTTCGCCTATGCAGATGTGGCGCGGGCGTTCGACTGGTTCCTGGCGAATGTCAGCAAGGGCCGGCCCTTCATCATCGCCGGGCATAGCCAGGGCGCAAAGCACATCGCCGACCTGCTGGAGCAGCGTATCGATGGCACGCCGCTCCAGAAGCGCATGGTGGCGGCTTACATCGTCGGCATCAATCTGTCCGAGGGTGAGTTCGGGCTGCGCTTCAAGCACGTTCCGATCTGCGATAAACCCGCGCAGACGGGCTGCGCCTTGCAGTGGAACGCGATCGAGGCGGGCGCGGATCTTGGCCCCGTCGTTGCGGCGTTTGAAAAGGGCTTTGTCGAGAAATACGGCGATGTTCCGGGCAAGCAGCCGCTCTGCATCAACCCGGTGACGTTTGACCGGGCTCGTCCGGTGTCGCTTTCCGCCGAGGCCAAAGGCACGGTTCCCGGCGAACCCGGTGCCGGCGCTATGAGGCCACTGCGGGCAGGCGCTGTCGCCGTAAGCTGCGAACGCGGCCTCGCGGTCAGCTATCTGGCGCCGGGGCTGGACCTCAAGCCGTTGCCGGGCGGAAGCCTGCATTATCATGATATTGGCCTGTTCTACGCTGACATCCGGGCCAACGCTGCCTTGCGCGCGGCGGCCTGGCTCAAGGCGCATCGCTGA
- a CDS encoding cytochrome c family protein, with protein MTRKIILPALAIAAAACMTAVPAIVSAAPPAADAAAGKRVYMRCMACHTVNAGGQNKVGPNLSGVVGKKAASVKGFRYSAAMTKAGVTWNDATLDKWLTRPASVVPGTSMVFAGLSKPEERKAVIAYLKKPAP; from the coding sequence ATGACCAGAAAGATCATCCTTCCGGCACTCGCGATCGCCGCTGCCGCGTGCATGACGGCAGTTCCGGCGATCGTTTCGGCCGCGCCGCCGGCAGCCGACGCTGCGGCGGGCAAGCGGGTATACATGCGCTGCATGGCCTGCCACACGGTGAACGCCGGAGGACAGAACAAGGTCGGCCCCAACCTTTCGGGCGTCGTCGGCAAGAAAGCCGCTTCGGTGAAGGGCTTCCGGTATTCCGCCGCGATGACCAAGGCAGGCGTTACCTGGAACGATGCCACTCTGGACAAGTGGCTAACCCGCCCGGCCAGCGTGGTTCCCGGCACGTCGATGGTATTCGCGGGCCTGTCCAAGCCGGAAGAACGCAAGGCCGTGATCGCCTATCTCAAGAAACCGGCGCCTTGA